The DNA sequence GGGGCCGGCCCCCTGCTGTTCCACGACGCGCATCGCCTCCGCACCCGCGGCGAAGTCGTCGAACGCCCACGCCTCGTACCGCACGGACTCCGGCACCCGGTGCACGCGCAGCCGGACCCGGGTGATGACCCCGAGAGTGCCCTCCGACCCGGCCACGAGCTGGCGCAGGTCCGGGCCCGCCGCGCTGGCCGGAGCCGGCCCGCCCGTCTCGAGCACCCCGGCGGGGGTGACCAGGGTGAGCCCGCTGATCATGTCGTCGAAGCGGCCGTACCCGGCGGACGCCTGCCCCGACGACCGGGTGGCGGCGAACCCGCCGATGGTCGCGTACTGGAAGCTCTGCGGAAAGTGCCCCAACGAGAACCCGCGCTCGCCCAGCACACGCTCCGCCTCGGGGCCCGTGACCCCCGCACCCAGGACCGCCTCCCCTGAGACCTCGTCGAGCGCCTCCAGCCGGTCGAACCTGCGCAGGTCCAGCGAGACCACGGCCGTGTGGCCCTCGCGCACCGGGTTCAGCCCGCCGACCACGCTGGTGCCGCCGCCGAACGGCACGACCGCGATCGACCGCCGCGAGCAGTGCGCGAGGACGCGCGCGACTTCGTCGTCGGTGCCGGGCGCCAGCACCGCGTCCGGCGCATCCTGCCTGGGCGCACGGGTGCGGCGCAACAGATCCGGGGTGGATTTGCCGCCTGCGCGGGACAGCCGGTCGCCGTCGGAGGTACCGACGTGTCCGGCGCCGACGATCTCCACGAAGGCGTCGCGGTCCGCCGCGGGGAGGGCCGACGGCGCAAGCTCCACCTCCGCCGGGCTGCGGCGCGCGGCGTCGGCCACCGATACCCCCAACGCCTGCTCGAGCAGCGAACGGATGCCGTCCGACAGCGCCGTGGCGGCGGACGGGTCGCCCCACGCGTCCCACTTCATCGGGGGCAGCGGCAGCGTATGCGCCGGAAACGCGGATCGAGCACCGCCGGTGGTGGAATCGTCCATCGTCGTGTCCCTCGCGATCTGTCGGGTCGGTGGTGGGCGGATCAGTCAGCCGTCATGCGCGGACCAGCGGCGAACCGGGCGATGGCGGTCCAAGCAGCGGCTGCTGCATCCGCCCGCCGCATGCATTACAGTATTACACATGTTGTCAATCCGTAACGGCGCTTCGGGGGTCACGGCCGGGCGGAGGCCCGCGGCCGCGGCCGACATCGCCCGCGCGCACGAACCGGCGCTCGATCCGGCGCCGGCGCCCGGCCCGGACACCCACCCGGTGGACGACGCCATCCTCGACAGCACCGCGCGCGCGGTGGTGGACCTGGGCGTGGACCGCCTCACGGTGGCGGAGGTGGCGCGGCGCGCGGGGGTCAGCCGTCCCACCGTGTACCGCCGCTGGTCGGGCATGGAAGAAGTCCTGGCAGCGCTGCTCACCCGGGAGATCCTGCGCATCGCCGACGACCGGCCCGCCCTCGCCCGCGACCGCGCCGACCTGGTCGATCACGTCGTGGACATCACCTGGAGGCTGGCAGATCACACCGTGCTGCACGCCGTGCTGCACCAGAGCCCCGAGGTCTTCCGCACCTACGTCCTGACCCGGTTGGGCACCAGCCAGCGCGCCCTGATCGACGTACTCACCACGCACATCGCCCGCTTGCAGCAACAGGGCGAGGTGCGCGCGGGAGACCCCGCACAGCTCGCGACCATGGTCCTGCTCATGGCGCAGTCGGCGATGCAGTCCGCCGGGATCGTCGCGCCCATCCTCGATACCCATGCCCTGTCCGACGAGCTCGCCCACGCACTGAACGGATACCTCGCACCATGAGCACCGCGCACCCCGCATCCTCACTCAACGCCGCACGCCGCGCCACGGAGCTGCAGTCCCTGGCGGACGGCGGCGTCGTCGACCTGCTCGTCATCGGCGGCGGCATCACGGGTGCGGGTGTCGCGCTCGACGCGGCGGCGCGCGGACTCGACGTCGCATTGGTCGAGGCCCACGACCTGGCCTTCGGCACCAGCCGCTGGAGCTCCAAGCTTGTGCACGGAGGACTGCGGTACCTCGCCTCCGGCAACGTGGGCATCGCCCGACGTAGCGCCGTCGAACGCGGCATCCTCATGACCCGCACCGCACCGCATCTCACCCGCACCCTGCCGCAGCTGGTGCCGCTGCTGCCGTCCATGGGCGCGGCGCAGCGCTATCTGACGCGGGCGGGGTTCCTCGCGGGCGACGCCCTGCGCGCCGCGGCCCGCACCCCCGCGTCAGTGCTGCCGAGGTCCCGCAAAGTCGACGCACGCACCGCTATCGCGCTGTCCCCCACCGTCGCCCGCACGGGCCTCGCCGGCGGCTACGTGAACCACGATGGGCAGTTGGTGGACGACGCGCGCCTCGTCGTCGCCGTCGCACGCACCGCTGCAGAGAACGGCGCGCGGATCCTCACCCGGGTCCGCGCCTCCACGGTCACCGGCTCCGGCGCGACGCTCACCGACACGCTGACCGGCGAGTCGTTCGAAATGCGGGCCCGCGCCGTCGTCAACGCCGCCGGCGTGTGGGCGGGCGAGGTGGACCCGTCGATCAGCCTGCGCCCCAGCCGCGGCACGCACCTGGTGCTCGATTCCGCGACCTTCGGCCACCCCACCGCGTCGCTCACCGTGCCGATCCCCGGAGAGACCAACCGGTTCGTCTTCGTCCTGCCCCAGCAGCTGGGCCGGGTGTACGTGGGGCTCACCGACGAGGATGCGCCCGGCCCCATCCCCGACGAGCCGCAGCCGTCGCCGCAGGAGGTCGACTTCCTGCTCGACACCGTCAACACCGCACTCGACGCGCCTCTCACCCGCGACGACGTCCTCGGGGCGTACGCCGGACTGCGCCCGCTCATCGACTCGGGCGAGGGACGCACCTCGGACCTCTCGCGCGAGCATGCGGTGCTCGAATCCCCCGAGGGCGTCCTCAGCGTGGTGGGCGGCAAGCTCACCGAATACCGGTACATGGCGGAGGACACCGTCGACCGCGTGATCGCGCAACGCGACGTCGACGGCGGACCCTGCCGCACCCGCGACCTCGCACTGGTCGGCGCGCCGATGCACCCGGCCACCGGGACCACCTCCCCGGATCCGTCCGCGCCGGCGGGGCCGCAGTCGCTGCGCGAACGCTTCGGCGACGAGGCGCCCGAGGTGCTCGAGAGCGCCACCTGCACCGACCCCGCGGGGCCGATTGTCGAGGGCATCGACGTGACCCGCGCCGAGGTGGAGTTCGCGCTCACCTGCGAGGGCGCCCTCGACGCCGCGGACGTACTGGACCGGCGCACCCGCATCGGCCTGGTTGCCGCCGACCGGGAACGCGCGCTGGTCGCGGTGCAGGGGTTCTTCTGAGGCTTGCCCCACCCACGCCGAGCACCTCTTACCCACGCCGAGCACGCGTTCCCGGGCCGGAGAGTGGAAGAGGTGCGCGGCCTCGGGCGACGGGGACCGCCGGGGAGCCGTACGGCCCGGCGGAGCACGGACGCCACCGGAAGGATCGCCCAGGCCGCCGGCGCCGCGCCTCCGCTAACCTCACTGTCATGCGCTTCGCCACCTGGAACGTCAACTCCGCCCGCGCCCGCATCGACCGCATCACCGCGTTCCTCGAGCGCCAGGACATCGACGTCCTCGCCATGCAGGAGACCAAGTGCAAGGACGCCCAGTTCCCGGCGGAACGGTTCACCGAGCTCGGCTACGAGGTGGCGCACTTCGGCGTGAGCCAGTGGAACGGCGTGGCGGTGGTCTCGCGGGTGGGGCTCGAGGATGTGGCGACGCAGTTCCCCGGCCAGCCCGGTTTCCACAAGGACCCGGCGCAGGACCAGACCGTCGAGGCGCGTGCACTGGGCGCCACCTGCGACGGCGTGCGGGTGTGGAGCCTGTACGTGCCGAACGGCCGCGAGCTCGACGATCCGCACTACACCTACAAGCTCGACTGGCTGGCGAAGCTGCGCGATCAGGCGGCCGGGTGGCTCGAGCAGGACGGGTCCGCGCAGGTGATGCTCGCCGGAGACTGGAACGTGGCGCCCACCGACGACGACGTGTGGGATCCGGCGTTCTTCGAGGGCAAGACGCACACCTCGCAGCCTGAGCGCGATGCTTTCGACGCCTTCGCCGACGCTGGTTACGTCGAGGTCACCCGCGCCCACACCCCCGACCAGTACACCTACTGGGACTACACGCAGCTCCGGTTCCCCAAGAAGGAGGGCATGCGCATCGACTTCGCCGTGTGCTCCCCCGCGCTGGCGGCCCGCGTGACCGCGGCGAGCATCGACCGTGAGGAGCGCAAGGGCAAGGGTGCCAGCGACCACGCGCCCGTCATCGTCGAGCTGGGGTGACCCTCGGCCGAGCGTATGCGCAAACCTCCGCTCAGGGCCTGGAAACGACGGGTTCCGCATACGCCGGCCGGTCTCGGGGCCGCACGGATGACGAGGCGGCCGCTACCGGATCCGCGGAGTTCTGGTCTACGGTGGAATGACATCCGGCATCCGGGCCCCGCCCGCGCCGGGGCCCCTTACGGGGACAACTGCACATCACGGGTGCTCGCGCCAGCGGGCTGAGAGGACGGCTAGCTCTTTTCGAGCGATCAGGGCCGTCGACCGTACGAACCTGACCGGGTAATGCCGGCGTAGGGAGGAATCACCATGGCCACGTCTGCCTCGAACACGGGATCCGTCTCCACCACGGAGGTCGGCCCCATCACCACCGGCCCCATCACCACGGGCACCGTCACCACCGGCCCCATCGAGGGCTCCGCCAAACACCACCTGCCGGTCGAGGGCACCGCACTGCAGTACCCGGTGCGCCGCATCCACCTGACCGACGGCACCCACCACGACGTCTACGACACCTCCGGCCCCTACACCGACGACGCGGCGACCATCGACCTGGAGGCGGGCCTGCCACGGGCCCGCGACGCATGGGCGCGCCCGGAGCCGGTGGACGGCGCCGCAACCCAGCTGGCGTGGGCCCGGGCGGGGATCATCACCGACGAGATGCGCTTCATCGCCGCACGCGAGGGCGCGGAGCCGGAGCTGGTGCGCAGTGAAGTCGCCGCGGGCCGCGCGGTGATCCCCGCCAACCACCGGCACCCCGAGTCCGAGCCGATGATCATCGGCAAGGCGTTCGCGGTGAAGATCAACGCGAACATCGGCAACAGCGCCGTGCGCAGCTCCATCGCCGACGAGGTGGAGAAGATGGTGTGGGCCACGCGCTGGGGCGCCGACACCATCATGGACCTGTCCACCGGCAAGGACATCCACCGCACGCGCGAGTGGATCCTGCGCAACTCCCCCGTCCCCGTCGGCACCGTGCCCATCTACCAGGCGTTGGAGAAGGTGGGCGGCGACCCGACGGCCCTCACCTGGGAACTGTACCGCGACACGGTGATCGAGCAGTGTGAGCAGGGCGTCGACTACATGACGGTGCACGCCGGGGTGCTGCTGCGCTACGTGCCGCTCACGGCGAAGCGGGTCACCGGCATCGTCTCCCGCGGCGGTTCGATCATGGCCGCGTGGTGCCTGGCCCACCACGCGGAGTCTTTCCTGTACACGCACTTCGAGGAGCTGTGCGACATCCTGCGCTCCTACGACGTCACCTTCTCGCTGGGCGACGGCCTGCGCCCCGGCTCGATCGCCGACGCCAACGACGAGGCGCAGTTCGCCGAGCTGCGCACCCTGGGCGAACTGACGAGGATCGCGAAATCGCGTGGCGTGCAGGTGATGATCGAGGGCCCCGGGCACGTGCCGATGCACAAGATCGCGGAGAACGTGCGGCTCGAGGAGCAGTGGTGCGAGGAGGCGCCGTTCTACACCCTCGGCCCGCTGGCCACGGACATCGCGCCCGCCTACGACCACATCACCTCGGCCATCGGCGCCGCGATGATCGCGCAGGCCGGCACCGCGATGCTCTGCTACGTCACCCCCAAGGAGCACCTGGGCCTGCCGGACCGTGACGACGTGAAGACCGGCGTGATCACCTACAAGATCGCGGCGCACTCCGCGGACCTGGCCAAGGGGCATCCGCGAGCGCAGGAGCGGGACGACGCGCTGTCCACGGCGCGCTTCGAGTTCCGGTGGATCGACCAGTTCAACCTGTCGCTGGACCCCGACACCGCGCGCGCCTTCCACGACGAGACGCTGCCCGCCGAGCCCGCCAAGACCGCGCACTTCTGCTCGATGTGCGGACCCAAATTCTGCTCGATGCGCATCTCCGCGGACGTGCGCGAGTACGCCGCCGAGCACGGGCTGGAGACGCAGGAGCAGATCGACGCGGCGATCGCGGGCGGCATGGCCGGCAAGTCCGCGGAGTTCGCCGACCACGGCTCGCGGGTGTATCTGCCACTGGCCGAGTCGTCCGCGGGGTCGGCGGACGCGTGACCGTCCTTCCTGTGCCCGCGCCCGGCCGCACGCCGCCGCGCGCGCTGACCATCGCCGGCTCGGACAGCGGCGGCGGCGCGGGCATCCAGGCGGACATGCGGACGATGGCCATGTCCGGCGTGCACGCGTGCGTCGCGGTGGCCGCGGTGACCGTGCAGAACACGACCGGCGTCACCGGGGTGCACCCGATACCGCCCGGGATCGTCGCCGGCCAGATCCGCACCGTGGTGCAGGACATCGGGATCCATGCGGCGAAGTCCGGCATGGTGGCCGAGGCGCCGATCATCGAGGCGATCGTGCAGACCTGCGTCGACGTCGGCATCGGCGGCGGGCACGGTTCCGCGGAACCGCACGACGGCGCGAACGGATGCACTGTTCCGCTGGTCGTGGACCCGGTGTGCGCGTCGATGCACGGCGACCCCCTGCTGGAACCGCATTCGCTGGCCGCACTGCGCGATCTTCTGGTGCCCCTGGCCGACTTGGTCACGCCGAACCTCGACGAGGTCCGGCTGTTGACCGGCATCGAGGTCGTCGACGGTGCGACGCAACGCGATGCGGCGCGCGCGCTCGTGGACCTCGGCGCGCGCTGGGCCCTGGTGACCGGCGGACATCTGCGCGCCGACGCCGACGGGCCCGCCGCCGAGAGCACCGACCTGCTGTACGACGGCCGCGACTGGTTCGAATATTCCGGCCCGCGTGTGCACACCGGCGACGATCACGGGGGCGGCGACACCCTGGCCGCGGCGGTCGCCTGCGCGCTCGCGACAGGGGCGGCGATGCCCGACGCCGTGGCGCACGGCAAGGACTGGGTGACGCGGTGCCTGCGGTGGGCGTATCCGCTGGGCGCCGGGCACGGCCCGGTGTCGCCGTGGTGGCGGTTGCAGTAGCGGCGCGCTCCGGTCACCCACGCCCTAGGCAATAGCCCGCGCCCTATGCAATAGTTTGAATTACTGCTAGTGTGGACATCTCAGCACAGCCATCCGGGTGCACCGATGCGGGGACGCCGTCCACCGCCGGCGGACCACGAACCGGTCGGAGAACACGACAGTCGGACATGCCGAGATCGGCCATTGCGGCAACGTCCGGCCCCGCCTCCGCAGAGTGCGCACCAGCGGCGGCCGACAACGCCGCCGTCCCCATCGGCGCGGGTATCGCCGGCCGCGTCATATCCTCTCCCCGGCCCTGTTCCGATCCTCGGCCCCTCCCACCACACCGCACGCTCCCCGCCCGCGTGCCGCCAGGCGCGCCGCCGGAGAGCCATCCCAGGCGGATCCCCCGCCGGATCGGAGCCGACCATGACGCGCACCATCGCCCCGCGGGGCCGCAGCTTCCGTACCGCCGTCGCACTGGCGACCGCCGGTGCGGGCGCGGCCGGCATCCTGGGGCTCACCGCGACCGCCGCATCCGCGGCGCCGCTGAACGCCCTGACCGTCGAGCCCGGGCTCAGCATCGGCGTCGGCACGCCGTACGGCACGAGCTGCTCGTACAAGACGACGGTGCAGACCGGAAGCACCGCCACCGTCAACTTCGACTACCGCAAGACGGACCAGACCTACTGGACGCCCTTCGACGTGCAGTCCACCGTCGGGCCCGGAACCGCGGTGACGCACTGGACACCGGCATTCGGTCCGGGCACGTACGAGGTCCGTGCGACCTCGGGAAGCACCACGGAGGTGTTCACCACAGACGTGGGCATCGGGGTCAACCTCGGCAGCGCCTGCGTGGTGTTCGGGCCGTTCCGCTGACCGGTCAGGCGCCCTCCACCCGGAACATCCTCAGGTCCTCGGGCACGCCCCGCGCACGGTGGAGGAAGAACCGGCGGTGCTCCTTGAGCCGCAGGTCCTGGTCCTGCAGCCACAGCGGGTCGAGCATGTCGCGCACCGCCTCGGAGATCACCACGTTGCCGTCGCGGCCCGCCTCCATCATGCGGGCCGCGATGTTGACGTCCACGCCCAGCCAGTCGTCGCCCATGCGGCGGGGATGGCCGCTGTGGATGCCGACGCGGACGACCGGCCGGTAGCCGTCGACCTCCACACCCGCCAGCGCCGCGCGGGCGGCCACGACCGCCTCGAGGGCCCGCTCCGGCGAGCGGAAGTCCGCGAGCAGCCCGTCGCCCATGCGCTTGACCACGCGTCCGCCGCGCGCCACGATCTCGGGTTCCACGGCCCCCGCCACCGCCCGCAGCAGCCGCAGCGTCGCCTCGTCCCCCGCGCCGAGCGCCCACGTGGAGAACGAGACGAGGTCGGTGAACACCAGGGTCACCTCGGCGTCGCCCTCGCCTCTGCCCGACCACTCGCGGACCGCCTGCCACACCTGCAGTGCGGCGAAGCCGGCCTCCCGCGACGCCCCGGTGGAATCGGGGAACACGCGCTCCGCTACGCGGGCCACCGCCCGCGCGCCGCCGTCGCCCGCGACGGACAGCGGGTCGCCGAAGCCCTGGTCGCCCGGCAGCACCCGGCGGGCACGCCGGACCAGGCCCACCAGCTGCGGCGACCGGTCGACCCGGCGCGCCGACGACCGCACGCCGTCGAGGAACTCCGCCACGCGGTGCGCCGACCCGGCCGGAACATCACCGTCGTCTGCCGTGCCACCGGTCCCCGTGTCGACGCTCACGCCCTCACACTATGCGATGCGGGACCGCGACGAGCGGCGGCGAAAGCGTCCGTCACGCGTCGCGCTTGTTCACCACGCCCACGCTGATGGCGAACACGATCGCGGTGAACACGACGAAGTACACGAGTCCACCCCACGGCCCCCAGTGGAAGTCCGCGGTGGTGCTGCCGTGCGCGCTGAGGAAGTGGTTGATGTTGGCGAACGGCAGGAACACGTAGATGTCCTTGCCGACGTCGCCGAACAGCAGGAAGAGCTGCTCGATGACGAGCGGCCACAGCACCACCAGTGCGATGGCGGCAGCGGTCTGCCGCAGCAGCGCGCCCACCGCCACCGCGAGCACGGCGGCCAGCGCCGCGTAGAGGACCACGCCGTACAGCACCCGCCAGGTCTCCGCGTCCAGGTCCATCTGGATGGCGGGGCCGGACCCGGCGATGCCCTTGGCCAGGAAGAACGCGCCGAACGCCGTGACCGCGACGATGGCGGCCGACACCACGGACACCACCGCCGCCTTCACCGCGATCACCTGGGCGCGATGGGGGATCGCCTGGAAGGTGGTGCGGATGACGCCGAACCGGTATTCGGTGGTGACGGTGAGCGCCGCCATGATCATCACGATCATCACGCCGAACCCGTTGACGCCCCCGGTGGCCGACGTGGCGGACAGGACGAACGCATCGCTGCCCTGCGTCGCCTCCGTGTTGTGCGAGAGCACGGCCATGAGCACCGCTATGCCGAGCCCCAGCACGACGATGAGCGCGGCGCACCACCAGGGCGAGCGTGTGGACGTGAGCTTGATGCGTTCCGCTGCGACGACTCCCATCACCGCACCTCCCTGTCTGCGTCCTGCCCGTGCGCGGCGTGCCTGCCCGCGGGCGGCCCGTTCCCTGCGGGCGCTCCGCCGGCGGTCGGCGGCCCCGCCGGAGGGCCGCCCGCCGGCACGTGCCCGAGCATCGCGTCGGCGTCGGCCCCGTGGTACTCGACCTGGTCGCCGGTGAGCTTCATGAACGCGTCCTCGAGCGAGCCGCTCTGGCCCGCCAGCTCGTGCAGCGCCAGCGACCGCGCGGCGAGCATGTCGCCCACCTGGTCGGTGGTGGCGCCGGAGACGACGAGGTGCGGCGGGTGGATCGGGTCGGCGGGCTCCCGGCGCACCCCGAGCCCGCCGTCGCGCAGGCATCGCTCGATCTCCTCGAGGCGCGGGCCGCGCACGCGCACCGTGGTGTCGGTGGCGAAGTCCACGAACTCCTGCACCGACGAATCCGAGATGAGCCTGCCCCGGCCGATCACCACGAGGTTCTGCGCCGTCAGCGCCATCTCCGAGAGCAGGTGGCTGGACACGAGCACCGTGCGCCCCTCGGCGGCCAGGTGCTGCATGAACTTGCGGATCCAGACGATGCCCTCCGGGTCGAGGCCGTTCACCGGCTCGTCGAACAGCAGCACCTCCGGGTCGCCCAGCAGCGCACCGGCGATCCCCAGCCGCTGCGACATGCCCAGCGAGAAACCGCCCGCCCGCTTGTCCGCCACATCCGACAGGCCGACGAGCCCCAGGACCTCGTCGACGCGTTCGCGCGGCAGTCCGTTGGACGCGGCCATCCACTTGAGGTGGTTGCGCGCCGAACGGTTGGGGTGCACCCACTTGGCGTCGAGCAGCGAACCGACGGTGCCGAGCGGATTGCTCAACTGCCCGTACGGCACGCCCTTGACGGTGGCGGTGCCCGCAGTGGGCCGGTCGAGCCCCAGGATCATCCGCATGGTGGTGGATTTGCCGGCGCCGTTGGGCCCCAGGAAGCCGGTGACGATGCCGGGCTTGACGGTGAATGTCAGGTCGTCGACGGCCACGGTGGAGCCGTAGTGTTTCGTCAGTCCTCGGACTTCGATCATGGTCACCAGCATGCCGGATACCCCCGTTCCGCGCAGCACCGGATGGGGCCGGGGACGGGGACCGGGTCGGCGGCGCCTTGCCCTGCGCGGCAGCCGCCCTCAGCCGCGCCCGTCCGGCGCCGGGGACGACGCCTGCGCCCAGAACCGCCGGGGCACCCGGCCGGCCCGGCGCGCAAGGCGACCCGCGCGCACCGCCGCCGCCATGGCCGCGGCCATCATCTCCGGGTCGTCCGCGCGGGTGACGGCGGTGGCCAGCAGCACCGCGTCGCAGCCGAGCTCCATGGCCAGCGCCGCGTCGCTGGCGGTGCCGATCCCGGCGTCGAGGATCACCGGCACGCCCGCCTGTTCGACGATCATCGCGATGTTGTGCGGGTTGGAGATGCCCAGACCGGTGCCGATGGGCGCGCCCAGCGGCATCACGGCCGCGCACCCGGCGTCCTCGAGGCGGCGGGCCAGGGCCGGGTCGTCGTTGGTGTAGGGCAGCACGACGAAACCCTCGTCCACCAGCTGCTCGGCGGCGGCGACCAGCTCGATCGCGTCGGGCAGCAGCGTGCGCTCGTCGGCGATCACCTCCAGCTTGACCCACTCGGTGCCCAGCGCCTCGCGCGCCAGGCGGGCCGTGAGCACCGCCTCGTCGGCGCCGCGGCTGCCTGCCGTGTTCGGCAGCAGGCCGATGCCCAAGCGCCGCAGCAGCTCCAGCACACCGGTGCCCGCCTGCGCGTCCACCCGCCGCATCGCCACCGTTGTCAGCCCCGTGCCCGACGCCACCAGCGCACGCTCCAACAGCTCCAGGTTGGCCGCGCCGCCGGTCCCCATGATCAGGCGCGACGGCAGCTCCCGGCCGGCGATCACCAGCGGGTCCGCCGCGCCGGCACCCGTCCGCGGCCCGGCAGTCGCCGTGCTAGCCACCCTGCACCGCCGTGAGCACCTCGAAACCGTCGCCGTCGGCCACCGGCGCATCCCAGGCCGACCTCGGCAGCACGATCCCGTCGCGCGCCACCGCCACCCCGGAATCCGGCAGCCCCAGCCCGTCCAACAGCCGGGCCACCGTGCACGGCTCCGGCACCTCGTGCACTGTGCCATTGACCTGCACCTGCATGTCCGCCTCCTTCATCCCGCTTCTCGGATCCCGTCCCGGCGACCACCGTCCTGCTGCCGGTCGTCCCGTCGAAACCTGCACGGGCCCAACCCGTCCACCTCGGACAACGGAGCGCCCGCGAGCTCCGCCAGGACGGCGTCGGCGGTGACGGCGGTGAGCAACACGCCGTTGCGGCCGTGCCCGCAGGCCGCGATGACCCGCGGCCCGCCGCCTCCCGCCGTGACGTCCTCGGCAGCGCCGCCCCCGTCTCGGCCATCCTCGACCCGGCCGATGATCGGAAGATTGTCCGGCGTCATCGGTCGCAGCCCCGCCATCGCGTCCACCAGCTCGTACTCGGCGATCGACGGCAGCACGGTTTGCGCGTCGGCGATGAGGTCGCGCACGCCGCCCACCGTGACGGCCCGGTCCTCGCCGTGCTCGTACATCGTCGCCCCCACGACCAGTCCGTCGTCGCGCGGAACCAGGTACACGTGCCGTCCGTGCACCGCCGCCCGCACCGTGAACGGGGGCGGCGGCGGAACGACGGGCGGGCGCCGCAACCGCAGGATCTCGCCTTTGACGGGCCGCACCGGCAGCCCGGGCAGCAGCGCAGCCGCATCCGTTCCGGCCGTCACCACCACGTGGTCCGCGTCCGCATCGGCGATCGACTCCCGCCGCGACGCCACCGGAACGGCGCCGGCGTCCACGGCCGCCCGCCGCAGTGCGCGCAGCAGGGCACGGTTGTCCACCGCCAGCTCCCCCGCCAGCCACAGTCCGCCGCGCAGGTTGCGTGCCAGCGGCCGGTGCCGGGCGCGGACCTGCGCGCGTGTGAGCGGCTCCGTCCGCACGACCGCCGCGCCGTCCGCACCGCCCAGCCAGGCGGCCACCGCGCGCAGTTCGTCCGCGTCGGCGCCGTCCGCGGCCACCATGAGCGTGCCGCGCGCGCTGAGCACGTCGACGCCGGTCTGCTCGCGCAGCTCGCGTGCCATCCGCGGCCACCGGGCCAGCGACGCCGCGCCGAGCGCCAGCACGCGGCCCTCCCCCGGCCGCCCCTCGCTGAAGGGTGCGAGCATGCCGCCCGCCGCCCACGACGCGCCGGTCTGCGCCGCACCGGGCGCCAGGAGCGGATCGAACAGGCGCACCGCGTACCCGGCGCGGGCCGCGCGCCACGCGATGGCCGCGCCGACCACGCCGGCGCCGATCACGTCGACCCGCGTGCCGGCCGCTCCGCGTGCAATGCCGGGTGCCGAATCCACAGTCCTCCACCTTCCCGCGCCGGCATGATCCGGATCAGGTCCGACGGTCAGGGCGGGCGCGCCCTTTCTCAGCCCCACGATCCCGGGGACTCCCGTGTGTGCCTCCACCGTAGACGC is a window from the Tomitella gaofuii genome containing:
- a CDS encoding adenylate/guanylate cyclase domain-containing protein, with translation MAEFLDGVRSSARRVDRSPQLVGLVRRARRVLPGDQGFGDPLSVAGDGGARAVARVAERVFPDSTGASREAGFAALQVWQAVREWSGRGEGDAEVTLVFTDLVSFSTWALGAGDEATLRLLRAVAGAVEPEIVARGGRVVKRMGDGLLADFRSPERALEAVVAARAALAGVEVDGYRPVVRVGIHSGHPRRMGDDWLGVDVNIAARMMEAGRDGNVVISEAVRDMLDPLWLQDQDLRLKEHRRFFLHRARGVPEDLRMFRVEGA
- a CDS encoding ABC transporter permease — encoded protein: MGVVAAERIKLTSTRSPWWCAALIVVLGLGIAVLMAVLSHNTEATQGSDAFVLSATSATGGVNGFGVMIVMIMAALTVTTEYRFGVIRTTFQAIPHRAQVIAVKAAVVSVVSAAIVAVTAFGAFFLAKGIAGSGPAIQMDLDAETWRVLYGVVLYAALAAVLAVAVGALLRQTAAAIALVVLWPLVIEQLFLLFGDVGKDIYVFLPFANINHFLSAHGSTTADFHWGPWGGLVYFVVFTAIVFAISVGVVNKRDA
- a CDS encoding ABC transporter ATP-binding protein — protein: MIEVRGLTKHYGSTVAVDDLTFTVKPGIVTGFLGPNGAGKSTTMRMILGLDRPTAGTATVKGVPYGQLSNPLGTVGSLLDAKWVHPNRSARNHLKWMAASNGLPRERVDEVLGLVGLSDVADKRAGGFSLGMSQRLGIAGALLGDPEVLLFDEPVNGLDPEGIVWIRKFMQHLAAEGRTVLVSSHLLSEMALTAQNLVVIGRGRLISDSSVQEFVDFATDTTVRVRGPRLEEIERCLRDGGLGVRREPADPIHPPHLVVSGATTDQVGDMLAARSLALHELAGQSGSLEDAFMKLTGDQVEYHGADADAMLGHVPAGGPPAGPPTAGGAPAGNGPPAGRHAAHGQDADREVR
- a CDS encoding thiazole synthase; this translates as MVIAGRELPSRLIMGTGGAANLELLERALVASGTGLTTVAMRRVDAQAGTGVLELLRRLGIGLLPNTAGSRGADEAVLTARLAREALGTEWVKLEVIADERTLLPDAIELVAAAEQLVDEGFVVLPYTNDDPALARRLEDAGCAAVMPLGAPIGTGLGISNPHNIAMIVEQAGVPVILDAGIGTASDAALAMELGCDAVLLATAVTRADDPEMMAAAMAAAVRAGRLARRAGRVPRRFWAQASSPAPDGRG
- the thiS gene encoding sulfur carrier protein ThiS — encoded protein: MQVQVNGTVHEVPEPCTVARLLDGLGLPDSGVAVARDGIVLPRSAWDAPVADGDGFEVLTAVQGG
- the thiO gene encoding glycine oxidase ThiO; protein product: MDSAPGIARGAAGTRVDVIGAGVVGAAIAWRAARAGYAVRLFDPLLAPGAAQTGASWAAGGMLAPFSEGRPGEGRVLALGAASLARWPRMARELREQTGVDVLSARGTLMVAADGADADELRAVAAWLGGADGAAVVRTEPLTRAQVRARHRPLARNLRGGLWLAGELAVDNRALLRALRRAAVDAGAVPVASRRESIADADADHVVVTAGTDAAALLPGLPVRPVKGEILRLRRPPVVPPPPPFTVRAAVHGRHVYLVPRDDGLVVGATMYEHGEDRAVTVGGVRDLIADAQTVLPSIAEYELVDAMAGLRPMTPDNLPIIGRVEDGRDGGGAAEDVTAGGGGPRVIAACGHGRNGVLLTAVTADAVLAELAGAPLSEVDGLGPCRFRRDDRQQDGGRRDGIREAG